The Tessaracoccus aquimaris sequence ACCGATCCTGGCGCACGAGGGCGCCTTCGCGGGCCGCCCGCTACGGGCCGGCGACGACCTCGTCCCGACGGTCGCCAAGGCGGCGTTCGGCAAGGAGGAATCGTGAGGATCACCGGCGCTGTGCTGGAGGAGATCGGCAGGCCCCGCCCCTACGCGCAGTCGCGGCCGATCGCCGTCCAGGAGGTCGAACTCGAGCCACCGGGTCCCGGCGAGATCCTCGTCAGGATCGAGGCGGCGGGCATCTGCCACTCTGACCTGTCCGTGGTCGACGGCAACCGGGTGAGGCCAGTCCCGATGCTGCTCGGGCACGAGTCCGCTGGCATCGTCGAGCAACTCGGGGAGGGCGTCGTCGACGTCGCGGTCGGCGACCGGGTGGCGATGTGCTTCCTGCCGCGCTGCGAGGAGTGCCAGAACTGCGGCCAGGACGGCAGGCTTCCCTGCACGCCTGGCTCGGCGGCCAACAACGCAGGTGTCCTGATGGGTGAGCGGATCCTGCTGCACCGC is a genomic window containing:
- a CDS encoding alcohol dehydrogenase catalytic domain-containing protein, with product MRITGAVLEEIGRPRPYAQSRPIAVQEVELEPPGPGEILVRIEAAGICHSDLSVVDGNRVRPVPMLLGHESAGIVEQLGEGVVDVAVGDRVAMCFLPRCEECQNCGQDGRLPCTPGSAANNAGVLMGERILLHRDGPDGPEEIKHHLGVSGFATRVVVNRASAVPVGNDVPPDIAAVLGCAVLTGGGAVLNAADPQPGDSVMIVGLGEWVWPRCSRRSAWTSAR